DNA sequence from the Macrobrachium rosenbergii isolate ZJJX-2024 chromosome 55, ASM4041242v1, whole genome shotgun sequence genome:
AATTTCTTCACGTAAATGTTGTAATCATGAAAGCATATCCTGGAAAATATCACAACTTAAGAATACGCTATATTTTCTAATACTCTTCTCTTATgctattttctataataattgtGATGTTACCTTGTATATGAATACCCTTCCATAACGTAACCAATTTTGCTAGCGTAATTGTTATCATACAATtcgaatagagaaaaatatatgcTTGACTTCCAGGAATTATTCAAGATTATGCTCTGCTGTTTGTTTAACTGCTTTGCTAAAATTATTTACAACAATGCCTCGTCATCTACAGGAACCACCGAAACTATGGTTCCAATAAAGGGTCACTTATGagcaaaagaaataagcaaaatgaTCCTAAAACCAAAAGTGCTCTGATGACACAGTCAGTAATGAAACCCCAAAAAACTTTGGTTTTACCCTCACCTTTCTGTTCATCACTATTTGAGCCAGAAGGAACGTCGTCTTTTGGAGAACTATCTGCAGGCACTGAAGTCTTTTGGGAACTATCCTGATCTGGGGTACTCTCTGATGACTGATCCTCTACAGACATCTGTTCGTGCATGGCTTGAAAAGAACTTCCCTGGAGTTTGACTTCTAACTGGGTAGAGTAATTTAACTGAAGAGATATTGACTGTGGTGTAAGCCTTCCAGTATCTTCACTAACAGCGCTCAAGTATTCATCTTCATTAACAATGTATGGAGTTTCCGCATTCTGATAAACCTCTGGATCATAAGGAAGACTGGTAGACCTCACaaacatttctttcttgtttttatcacATGCTTGGTCCACATATGATAAACTTGCTGCCCTAGCTGGTTCACAGCATGTTGAAGCCACAGGTTtatcaaaactaaaaactaaaggTTCTGAAGAATTAATACTTTGGGAACGACAAGCAGTACAGTTAGGCATTGGACAAACAGCACTTGGAGAAGCCAAAACAGACTCTTGACTTGCTTGGGATCCTTCACGAGGAGCAGGTGGAAATCGCTCAGTTACTCGTCGACGCACTTCTGCCAGTTCTGAATCAAGACTTGCTGTTGAATCAGAGTCACTTGTTCCCGCTCGTCGTTCCGCTTCCTCCTTTTTAGGAGAAATTGGCTCATGTTTCTCTGGTATTTCATATTGGTGCTCAGCAGGAACAGTAACAGATAGTGtcttttgcttcaaatttttttgCAGCTCTCTTGTATTGTCTATCTGTTTTGAAGAGATTGCCGAAGGTTTTGTTCCAGCTGCATCTGGCGAAGAAACTAAACCTGTGGGACCAGCAGCATTAGCAGGGTCCTGAGAATCAACAACACTGAGAATAGTATCTAACAATTCACTGTAAAAATCTGTATCTCCAGGCTCTCCCTGCTGAAGAGTTGAACTTGAACCATCTCTTTCACAGGTCACCTGAAGACTTGACTTTTCTTCCATGTCTGTGCTAACTATATCATCAGTAACAGAACTAGTTTCAGAGGGAGCCACAATCACAGGTTCATCTGCTGCAAGTGATGTCTTTGTTGTGGTAAGATTATGAACAGAGTCTGACCCATTTGTTGGcagtttcacttctttttctggAGTTAATGTAATATCTGGATGTCCTGATTTAACAGTAAGATCCTCTTCATTCTGTGCCACTTGTGTGATCGATGGTATTTCAGAGAGAGCTTCTGAACTCCAAGAGGCACCAACATCagacgaagatgaagatgctctGAAAGCTGGTTTAGAGCTTACTTGATGGGGCCTTGTGTTTTTACTCTTCTTTGATGAATCACTTTCATTGACCACAGACTCATCTGCAAACTGACCCTTATTAGAAGAATCTGTATCTGACTCACCAGCTGGGGGTTGTACAACAGGCTTTTGCGCCAAATCTAAAGTTGAACCAGTATTGCTGGAGATACAAGGAGCACAACTCTGCAGTATCCTATCAATTGCACTACTTCTGCTACTGTTACTACTAGTACTGATAGAACTGTGACATCGTCTTTCTAATTCAGTAATTTCTAGCTTTGAGGTTTCATTTGCTTGAGATGTTTCATAGCTATCGGTATTCTGTTCATCACTGCCATCTTGTTTACCAGATTTTGAGCCTTTTCCAAGCTCTGAACCAATTGAATATGATCTTCTACGTTCTCCTGGGAATTCATTGTCAAAATAATGTAGTTTCTGAAGTCTGACTCCAGTAATATCtgacttttgtttctttaaaattcccACACGAACAGACCTTTGCTTCATATAGTTTGACTTCTGCTTTTCTATTCTACTTTCAGACTCAGGCTGCCTTTTTTTCAATGAGGATTTTTCAAAAGTTGATCGCCTTGGGGAAGCTGGTTCAGATGAGATTTTAGGTGGTCTCCCAGATATTATAGGGGACCTAGAATATTCCCTAGTTTCAGTCCTTTCACTGTAAGATAAGCTGCCACtacatgaattttctttctttagaatactATGTTCCTGAATGTGTTGAGATTTCAGTATTCCAGTTACAGCACTACCTAAACTTGCAGCATCTGGGAGGCTTTGGGGAACGTCTTTCATCTTTCCTGGAGGGGGATCAAACAATTTTCCAGGTGCTGggagattttcatatatatgtactactTTTGCAACCAAGTTTTTTGGCTTTTCTTCTGTGGCATCAATATTAACTTCCGCTTCACTGTGAGTGGATATGTCTATAACTCCAGCCTTATAGACTTCAGGtacattttcataaatgtgaCTTTCACTTGCTGTGCTACTAGTGACGGAAAAATTTCCTTGTAGGGCTTCAACTGGTTTGATAGATTCTTTAAAGACTGACTCAAGTGGTTGGGCCTGTTCTAGAATAGTTGATTCTATTTGTTCTGTTGCAATTCTTAATAATGAATTCTGTTTATGAAGCTGCTTCTGTGTTTTTTTATCCTCCTGGTTTGGACTAGTGTCTTGGTTTACCaaggatttattattatcatcgataTCCGATTCAAAGTCTCTTCCTTGAGGAGGAGACATGAGATCTAATACATTTTCACGGGAATCTTTCTTCTTCAATACACCAACAATGCGGCAAGATGAATTACTCTTCATAATGGGAGGTGTATCAATAGGATTTGTAATCTCAACACAGCTGAGACTGGAGAGCCGAATGTTCTCAACACTACGGCTCTTCGCTCTAATCTTCCCTGATACACCACGTGCAAATATTTCACTAACCGTTGATGTTTTATTTGCATCAGTTACAGCAGCCTCGAGTTTATCTTTCTCAAACTCACTCTCAGTTTGACTTCTTTTGAAGGAAGGCAAATGAGCTGGCTTCGAGGTGCTACCATCATCACTGTCTAATGCTGGCTCACTAGCAAGTCTAAAGTTTCCCTCAGATATAGTCTTTGTAAGTCTACGATGGCTTGGCATCAGTTTTCTTGTAATCCTGTTTTCTTTGTGAGTGGGAGACCTTTCCTTATCAGGCTCTCCTCCCAATCTTATATTCTCAATTCTTATCTCATTCCCACTAGAAGTAAGTAAATTTGCCTTAGGTGGAATGTTGACGTAAGTTACTTCTGGCTCCTGTTTTGCAATTGTGTAGGCACTTGGAACATAAAGGTCCCCATGACTtccaaaaacttttatttcagtataAGCAATCTCTACTTCCCTTCCTTCAACAGATGCAACATCACTTATGTTCTGGTTTGATTCGAAGACATCATCTTCTAATACTGAAGGACTCTTCAAATTAGGAGTGGATTCTGCTTGTTGTAACTCATCAGACTTGGAGAATTCAAAGGATGTTGACGAAATAACACGACGCATTCCATCCCCATCTTCTTCACTATTTGGGCTAATGCATTCCCTGCTCCTACTAATGTCTTTTGGACTTAATGTAAAATGAACACTATGTATCTCTTGTTTCAAAACAGTAGGAGATCTAATAACTTCCTCTTTCGTGATGCCTTCTAATATGTCATCTGACTCTTTATTACTATTAGAATTTAAAACAGGAATTAAATGTTTTGCACCTTGTGTGTCAGTCTTATTTTGGTCAGCAATTTTATGTGACACAGCATCCTTTGGAGAACTAATGCTAATTGTCCTTTGGCTAGTTTTTGTTTCATCTGCATTGTCTAAGAGACAACTATTATCATTCTTGTGTTCTTTGACATCCATGGCAAATGCTTTGTAATCTTTCAGATTTCTCTCATTGTTTGTTAATGACCGACTTTCTGTTTCACTTGCGTCTCTGCTCTGACTCTCGGTAGCGTCTTTAGTGCCTTCATTCACTGCTGAGTTTTCAACTTCTTCCTCTGTCAAAGATTCGTCAATCTGATCACCAGTAAGAGATATTTTTTCGAGTTCATCTATTTCATCATCTGCTCTTTCTTGATCCCCCAGTGAAGTTACTGTTAGTTCCTCTCCTTTTTCACTCGATCCATCATCTGCATCATCAGTTTTCCTTACGTCTGGTGGTTGGTCATTCATGCTTCCTTTGATGGAGCGTATTTTTTCAATCATTATACCATCATCTTGCTTGAACTTTGCAATCATTTCGTCCCTTCGTGTTACAGATACTTTTGTAGCATTTTGTTCTCGTTTTAGATTGTCTTTCATCTCATCACTTTCATTAGGAATATCTTTCTTAAGCTCATCCTCATGCTTATCAGTGTCTTGTGATTTTTTCTCTTCCAATTCCTCTTTCTTTACCTTTACCTCTGCTTCTGCttgtgtctcctcctcctcctcctcctcctcctcctcctcctcctcatcctcctcctcctcatcctcctcaccATAGTTAGCGGTATCATTGTTATCCTCCTTCATCAGGTTACTTTCCTCTGGTATCGAGTTTCTTATTTTGCCGAGGTCTTCGGGTTTCTCTTGATTATTTCTTTCACACTGAGGAGGAATACAGCTATTTCCTTTGCTCTCCTTCACTAGTTTAATGGAATTTTCTTTCTCCACATCCTCCTTAATTTCTGAATCGATGCCACTTTCCACAGCTTTATGGTTCGGGTCAGTCATTGACACTTCTTTGTTTTCCGCTGATTTTTCCGTTTGTGATTGTGCTTCCTCTTCATCATTGTCATTCTTTGATTCTGTGTCTATTTTTCTTCGTCCTCCCAGTCTATCATTTTCCTTCATGTCTATCTCTTTGCTTTCCTGAGGTGAATTTTCATCAGATTTAATATCCTTGGGTAAGCTGTCACTTTCCTTATCGCCATCTGCTTTCTTACTAGCATCCTCTATTATTTTGCTATCACAAGTTGTGGTATTTTCTACCGATTTTTCAAAAAAGCTGCCAATAAATTTGCTTCGTTTTTCAGATTTAGCGCTACCCTTGAAATGCTCTTGAATTAACTTTTCATTTCGAATTATTTCTCGGGGCTTTTGTTGCTGGTTTTCAAAGAACTGAATAATTTCAGCATCCAATTTCCCACTCATTTTTGACGCCATGTAAACATATCGTTGACGATTATCCTGCTGCGATCTGTTTTCAATAAAAGTGTCCAGACGTTGTCTACAATCTGAAATTTCTCTACGCATAGCTTTGAAAGGCTTTGCTTCTGTCTCTACGTTGCATACATTCTCAGTCTGCTCATCTAGTTgtcctttgttgtttttgttatccAAATTACCTTCTGAGTCAAATTCTTTTCTAACTTTCTTTCCACTTACATTTGGCTCTTCCTCTAATTCATTAACTATTTTACTTTCATCTTCTGTGGGTTCGTCAGGCTTCTTCTCTGCATCACTTCTCTTAATACACTGTTTTGCGCTTTCACTAGTTTTGTGTGTATCTGCAACATCACCCTGAGCAGTTTCCTTTTGCTTGACATCATCTTTCTGTGACTCTGTATCACTACTTTTCGCATCTTCGGTGCCTTTGACAGACGAAACGCTGCTTCTGCGAGAGTCTCCATTgctagattttttctttccatttagtttccCAAGTTTCTGGTTAGAATTCTCTGTTTTTTTGCAACTGGAAGGAGGTGAATTCTTAGGCGATCTCTGAAAGAGATTTTTTCCCTGCGGGGAAACAACCTTTATAATCCTTCCATGTGTTAACCTTGGCGATGGGGATTTCTTCGATATATTAGGAGACGCCGCCTTTTTATGTGATACTCGTGGTGATTCTGCTTTGGGAG
Encoded proteins:
- the LOC136835431 gene encoding uro-adherence factor A-like isoform X16; the protein is MVATEQDGGSIKPSTAVAGEPLKPDTCDPKRLEAEGERTYQCSADTGPGRVLHERSVDHTACTCCDKQLGSKEVHCSENRNAIVAAYSSSENIHETDNVANVCCKVKVQQSKEIIYKSDSEKNSDLNIFAVTSDNSSFILSNVSSVIEPNNDVIKCDDVTSVVAGEDNHLEQYKSSQRTDASSVEILENEANEYKETGKTEGKRSIENKGSVAVSDNQGNQNGTNLVPDNDPENLEGPWSSPQLAKVVQELVVCKKFNMTTAQAKKRQHNISRLDIPTKDRTVIFDSTKLSSKVKTEKVEISGIVGLETKKDSGSHDDLLKGVARKLKSSASRSKKSVTEKDKSSEIYSGTPEPCNSLQPQEVSGNSNPAAEGRRLYTKNPRNDGKKQLTHRSKFFGRGHGDINKIEGTRGKGKPSEESKFLPSPKIEKLSHSPQFHKGKLSSSAKRDAPVTQSSPHQSPMRLRHQPSLKGSPKSESRRSSCSSSCHSPKLNSSRRNSPRLGSKTPSSNSPKSSPKAESPRVSHKKAASPNISKKSPSPRLTHGRIIKVVSPQGKNLFQRSPKNSPPSSCKKTENSNQKLGKLNGKKKSSNGDSRRSSVSSVKGTEDAKSSDTESQKDDVKQKETAQGDVADTHKTSESAKQCIKRSDAEKKPDEPTEDESKIVNELEEEPNVSGKKVRKEFDSEGNLDNKNNKGQLDEQTENVCNVETEAKPFKAMRREISDCRQRLDTFIENRSQQDNRQRYVYMASKMSGKLDAEIIQFFENQQQKPREIIRNEKLIQEHFKGSAKSEKRSKFIGSFFEKSVENTTTCDSKIIEDASKKADGDKESDSLPKDIKSDENSPQESKEIDMKENDRLGGRRKIDTESKNDNDEEEAQSQTEKSAENKEVSMTDPNHKAVESGIDSEIKEDVEKENSIKLVKESKGNSCIPPQCERNNQEKPEDLGKIRNSIPEESNLMKEDNNDTANYGEEDEEEEDEEEEEEEEEEEEETQAEAEVKVKKEELEEKKSQDTDKHEDELKKDIPNESDEMKDNLKREQNATKVSVTRRDEMIAKFKQDDGIMIEKIRSIKGSMNDQPPDVRKTDDADDGSSEKGEELTVTSLGDQERADDEIDELEKISLTGDQIDESLTEEEVENSAVNEGTKDATESQSRDASETESRSLTNNERNLKDYKAFAMDVKEHKNDNSCLLDNADETKTSQRTISISSPKDAVSHKIADQNKTDTQGAKHLIPVLNSNSNKESDDILEGITKEEVIRSPTVLKQEIHSVHFTLSPKDISRSRECISPNSEEDGDGMRRVISSTSFEFSKSDELQQAESTPNLKSPSVLEDDVFESNQNISDVASVEGREVEIAYTEIKVFGSHGDLYVPSAYTIAKQEPEVTYVNIPPKANLLTSSGNEIRIENIRLGGEPDKERSPTHKENRITRKLMPSHRRLTKTISEGNFRLASEPALDSDDGSTSKPAHLPSFKRSQTESEFEKDKLEAAVTDANKTSTVSEIFARGVSGKIRAKSRSVENIRLSSLSCVEITNPIDTPPIMKSNSSCRIVGVLKKKDSRENVLDLMSPPQGRDFESDIDDNNKSLVNQDTSPNQEDKKTQKQLHKQNSLLRIATEQIESTILEQAQPLESVFKESIKPVEALQGNFSVTSSTASESHIYENVPEVYKAGVIDISTHSEAEVNIDATEEKPKNLVAKVVHIYENLPAPGKLFDPPPGKMKDVPQSLPDAASLGSAVTGILKSQHIQEHSILKKENSCSGSLSYSERTETREYSRSPIISGRPPKISSEPASPRRSTFEKSSLKKRQPESESRIEKQKSNYMKQRSVRVGILKKQKSDITGVRLQKLHYFDNEFPGERRRSYSIGSELGKGSKSGKQDGSDEQNTDSYETSQANETSKLEITELERRCHSSISTSSNSSRSSAIDRILQSCAPCISSNTGSTLDLAQKPVVQPPAGESDTDSSNKGQFADESVVNESDSSKKSKNTRPHQVSSKPAFRASSSSSDVGASWSSEALSEIPSITQVAQNEEDLTVKSGHPDITLTPEKEVKLPTNGSDSVHNLTTTKTSLAADEPVIVAPSETSSVTDDIVSTDMEEKSSLQVTCERDGSSSTLQQGEPGDTDFYSELLDTILSVVDSQDPANAAGPTGLVSSPDAAGTKPSAISSKQIDNTRELQKNLKQKTLSVTVPAEHQYEIPEKHEPISPKKEEAERRAGTSDSDSTASLDSELAEVRRRVTERFPPAPREGSQASQESVLASPSAVCPMPNCTACRSQSINSSEPLVFSFDKPVASTCCEPARAASLSYVDQACDKNKKEMFVRSTSLPYDPEVYQNAETPYIVNEDEYLSAVSEDTGRLTPQSISLQLNYSTQLEVKLQGSSFQAMHEQMSVEDQSSESTPDQDSSQKTSVPADSSPKDDVPSGSNSDEQKDHSESSSNQLAEEMSQLRLENEKLSARNRSLQREVEELRRVKESMVEEDLQLKPQINQMTMELTHAKEALSALKADRKRLKAEKFDLLNQMKQLYATLEDKEKELRDFIRNYEQVRKQLTSVGYYSDAESVRTNGLPTPTASTPTCSPQPVSTPTPTPNGRGSSADSGVRLSSDRDSTASHDGGMGTPKESPSLSPLYATPSCIRDDRGGDSTPTGGPMPSGHSLNSSAMSGLASSNASSGGLSRSAEQLCERLAETSDTSKGRGSNTLSRKSNKSGGTWGSISRVFARQKKRAALDASLYDGNGSDKRASWSPSSSLCVSPLTEESYSEKLRLLEEAQHIPLERWKAPTVLAWLEVTLGMPQYGAMCAENVRSGKVLLELNDSELEAGLGISHPMHRKKLRLAIEELREPRLSRYPRISALGHTWVSSEWLPDLGLPQYCDAFANNLVDGRLLEALTKKELEKHLGVHRKFHQASIIHGVHLLRIVRFDRQILAERRRQSENVDCDPIVWTNLRWVKWARTIDLAEYADNLKDSGVHGALVVLESSFTADTMATALGIPQSKNIIRRHLATELESLVNPARQQLDEQARYAKLERRRQEKLAAGGSLGRSFSRSYGTGLERAEKDKRRASLRPLQKKVCAFTTLPSKFGTWRSSQGSLSRALGLRVREEINAAGNGGESSSSGGQSPAVSSRAHPHHPPQARPRSSVMPSGVYVHHETHRRVKSIGDIETITVTPV
- the LOC136835431 gene encoding uro-adherence factor A-like isoform X4, coding for MVATEQDGGSIKPSTAVAGEPLKPDTCDPKRLEAEGERTYQCSADTGPGRVLHERSVDHTACTCCDKQLGSKEVHCSENRNAIVAAYSSSENIHETDNVANVCCKVKVQQSKEIIYKSDSEKNSDLNIFAVTSDNSSFILSNVSSVIEPNNDVIKCDDVTSVVAGEDNHLEQYKSSQRTDASSVEILENEANEYKETGKTEGKRSIENKGSVAVSDNQGNQNGTNLVPDNDPENLEGPWSSPQLAKVVQELVVCKKFNMTTAQAKKRQHNISRLDIPTKDRTVIFDSTKLSSKVKTEKVEISGIVGLETKKDSGSHDDLLKGVARKLKSSASRSKKSVTEKDKSSEIYSGTPEPCNSLQPQEVSGNSNPAAEGRRLYTKNPRNDGKKQLTHRSKFFGRGHGDINKIEGTRGKGKPSEESKFLPSPKIEKLSHSPQFHKGKLSSSAKRDAPVTQSSPHQSPMRLRHQPSLKGSPKSESRRSSCSSSCHSPKLNSSRRNSPRLGSKTPSSNSPKSSPKAESPRVSHKKAASPNISKKSPSPRLTHGRIIKVVSPQGKNLFQRSPKNSPPSSCKKTENSNQKLGKLNGKKKSSNGDSRRSSVSSVKGTEDAKSSDTESQKDDVKQKETAQGDVADTHKTSESAKQCIKRSDAEKKPDEPTEDESKIVNELEEEPNVSGKKVRKEFDSEGNLDNKNNKGQLDEQTENVCNVETEAKPFKAMRREISDCRQRLDTFIENRSQQDNRQRYVYMASKMSGKLDAEIIQFFENQQQKPREIIRNEKLIQEHFKGSAKSEKRSKFIGSFFEKSVENTTTCDSKIIEDASKKADGDKESDSLPKDIKSDENSPQESKEIDMKENDRLGGRRKIDTESKNDNDEEEAQSQTEKSAENKEVSMTDPNHKAVESGIDSEIKEDVEKENSIKLVKESKGNSCIPPQCERNNQEKPEDLGKIRNSIPEESNLMKEDNNDTANYGEEDEEEEDEEEEEEEEEEEEETQAEAEVKVKKEELEEKKSQDTDKHEDELKKDIPNESDEMKDNLKREQNATKVSVTRRDEMIAKFKQDDGIMIEKIRSIKGSMNDQPPDVRKTDDADDGSSEKGEELTVTSLGDQERADDEIDELEKISLTGDQIDESLTEEEVENSAVNEGTKDATESQSRDASETESRSLTNNERNLKDYKAFAMDVKEHKNDNSCLLDNADETKTSQRTISISSPKDAVSHKIADQNKTDTQGAKHLIPVLNSNSNKESDDILEGITKEEVIRSPTVLKQEIHSVHFTLSPKDISRSRECISPNSEEDGDGMRRVISSTSFEFSKSDELQQAESTPNLKSPSVLEDDVFESNQNISDVASVEGREVEIAYTEIKVFGSHGDLYVPSAYTIAKQEPEVTYVNIPPKANLLTSSGNEIRIENIRLGGEPDKERSPTHKENRITRKLMPSHRRLTKTISEGNFRLASEPALDSDDGSTSKPAHLPSFKRSQTESEFEKDKLEAAVTDANKTSTVSEIFARGVSGKIRAKSRSVENIRLSSLSCVEITNPIDTPPIMKSNSSCRIVGVLKKKDSRENVLDLMSPPQGRDFESDIDDNNKSLVNQDTSPNQEDKKTQKQLHKQNSLLRIATEQIESTILEQAQPLESVFKESIKPVEALQGNFSVTSSTASESHIYENVPEVYKAGVIDISTHSEAEVNIDATEEKPKNLVAKVVHIYENLPAPGKLFDPPPGKMKDVPQSLPDAASLGSAVTGILKSQHIQEHSILKKENSCSGSLSYSERTETREYSRSPIISGRPPKISSEPASPRRSTFEKSSLKKRQPESESRIEKQKSNYMKQRSVRVGILKKQKSDITGVRLQKLHYFDNEFPGERRRSYSIGSELGKGSKSGKQDGSDEQNTDSYETSQANETSKLEITELERRCHSSISTSSNSSRSSAIDRILQSCAPCISSNTGSTLDLAQKPVVQPPAGESDTDSSNKGQFADESVVNESDSSKKSKNTRPHQVSSKPAFRASSSSSDVGASWSSEALSEIPSITQVAQNEEDLTVKSGHPDITLTPEKEVKLPTNGSDSVHNLTTTKTSLAADEPVIVAPSETSSVTDDIVSTDMEEKSSLQVTCERDGSSSTLQQGEPGDTDFYSELLDTILSVVDSQDPANAAGPTGLVSSPDAAGTKPSAISSKQIDNTRELQKNLKQKTLSVTVPAEHQYEIPEKHEPISPKKEEAERRAGTSDSDSTASLDSELAEVRRRVTERFPPAPREGSQASQESVLASPSAVCPMPNCTACRSQSINSSEPLVFSFDKPVASTCCEPARAASLSYVDQACDKNKKEMFVRSTSLPYDPEVYQNAETPYIVNEDEYLSAVSEDTGRLTPQSISLQLNYSTQLEVKLQGSSFQAMHEQMSVEDQSSESTPDQDSSQKTSVPADSSPKDDVPSGSNSDEQKDHSESSSNQLAEEMSQLRLENEKLSARNRSLQREVEELRRVKESMVEEDLQLKPQINQMTMELTHAKEALSALKADRKRLKAEKFDLLNQMKQLYATLEDKEKELRDFIRNYEQRMKESDESLRHLAAERDETEREKWNILKHARDESEKVVKLSAQLGLKEAEIKKLQDDLEMDGSMPIQIKLSPKLDVKENVIQGLSKSPLQTSEVRKQLTSVGYYSDAESVRTNGLPTPTASTPTCSPQPVSTPTPTPNGRGSSADSGVRLSSDRDSTASHDGTPTITVEHGSFDCDTLSVCSSATAASLYYHACGMGTPKESPSLSPLYATPSCIRDDRGGDSTPTGGPMPSGHSLNSSAMSGLASSNASSGGLSRSAEQLCERLAETSDTSKGRGSNTLSRKSNKSGGTWGSISRVFARQKKRAALDASLYDGNGSDKRASWSPSSSLCVSPLTEESYSEKLRLLEEAQHIPLERWKAPTVLAWLEVTLGMPQYGAMCAENVRSGKVLLELNDSELEAGLGISHPMHRKKLRLAIEELREPRLSRYPRISALGHTWVSSEWLPDLGLPQYCDAFANNLVDGRLLEALTKKELEKHLGVHRKFHQASIIHGVHLLRIVRFDRQILAERRRQSENVDCDPIVWTNLRWVKWARTIDLAEYADNLKDSGVHGALVVLESSFTADTMATALGIPQSKNIIRRHLATELESLVNPARQQLDEQARYAKLERRRQEKLAAGGSLGRSFSRSYGTGLERAEKDKRRASLRGSLSRALGLRVREEINAAGNGGESSSSGGQSPAVSSRAHPHHPPQARPRSSVMPSGVYVHHETHRRVKSIGDIETITVTPV